The Sporomusa termitida genome has a window encoding:
- a CDS encoding glycosyltransferase family 9 protein: protein MKKEILIIRLSSIGDVIHCSPVAGALKAAWPDCRLTWLVGEVCADLIKYNPLVDEMIVWSRERFEKYLRACEFKKALSLWQSLQACLRARVFYAVLDIHGLFLTGLIARQVNTGRRIGLSGAREFNPLFMTETAEPLGPHITEKYLGVLTALGITPGSRQMTLAIPPAAVSFAEHFITGAGITRQDRIAVLVPGTTWPAKNWPPALFARTAALLSRDFKIILCGGKNELAMGQEIGAQAGIPVTNAIGKTSLLEMAGILARAAVVVAGDTGPLYMAAALATPTVALFGPTNPETYAPPGRHHRIAVNKLACSFCHKMQCQHGRNDCMNSITPAAVVQQVYQVLGLDSAAPTDRLSN, encoded by the coding sequence TTGAAAAAGGAAATACTGATCATACGACTTAGCTCTATCGGCGATGTGATTCATTGCTCCCCGGTAGCCGGGGCACTCAAGGCTGCCTGGCCTGATTGCAGACTTACCTGGCTGGTGGGGGAAGTTTGTGCTGATTTAATTAAATATAATCCCTTAGTTGATGAGATGATTGTCTGGTCCCGTGAGCGCTTCGAAAAATACCTGCGGGCCTGTGAATTCAAAAAGGCTTTGTCCCTTTGGCAGAGCTTGCAGGCTTGTTTAAGGGCAAGAGTGTTTTATGCGGTGCTGGATATTCACGGGCTGTTCCTTACAGGGCTGATCGCCAGGCAGGTAAATACCGGCCGGCGCATCGGCCTGAGCGGGGCCAGAGAGTTTAACCCGCTGTTTATGACGGAAACAGCCGAACCACTGGGGCCGCATATTACGGAAAAATATCTTGGGGTGTTGACGGCACTGGGGATCACTCCCGGCAGCCGGCAGATGACCCTGGCAATACCGCCGGCGGCGGTGAGCTTTGCCGAGCATTTTATAACCGGGGCCGGCATTACCCGGCAGGACCGGATTGCGGTTCTGGTCCCGGGAACCACGTGGCCGGCAAAGAATTGGCCGCCAGCGCTTTTTGCCCGTACGGCGGCACTCTTGTCCCGGGATTTTAAAATTATCCTGTGCGGCGGCAAAAATGAATTGGCTATGGGGCAGGAAATCGGGGCACAGGCCGGTATTCCTGTAACCAATGCCATTGGCAAAACGTCATTGCTGGAGATGGCCGGCATTCTGGCCAGGGCTGCCGTCGTGGTGGCGGGCGACACCGGACCGCTGTATATGGCAGCTGCTTTGGCAACGCCGACCGTGGCCCTGTTTGGCCCCACGAATCCAGAGACCTACGCCCCGCCAGGCAGGCATCACCGGATTGCGGTTAATAAGCTGGCCTGCTCTTTTTGTCATAAAATGCAGTGTCAGCATGGGCGAAACGACTGCATGAATAGTATTACACCGGCGGCGGTGGTGCAGCAGGTATATCAGGTACTGGGCCTAGACAGCGCCGCCCCAACTGATAGGCTGTCAAACTAA
- a CDS encoding sensor histidine kinase encodes MFRKLRRQLTLVNMGIMALLFLILTAGSYLFAQDRLTTGAAFLLKRVATDLISGKLDDLPPRPNRGEGMSPEPAPGPRPGPAPILGPGFGPGPSVFFVRVNAQGEIMANSSNLSLSAEDLVLLLAEARSLKSEQGTLTLAQVDYNYLKTNIPGQTDYYFLFQDFSREKNALRIVITALILIGLVCIFLSFFGSRYLANKAMIPIQQAWQQQRDFLADASHELRTPLAVIQTNLEVVRSAPDDAVKEQEHWLENIQTEVSCMTKLVDSLLFLARADSHQQILNKSNFDLGKAVCLAGAPFIPAAERKEIKLGIHTETITYFGDEGKLCQVVAILTDNAIRNTPAGGMITISLKHTIDSIVLIVRDTGEGIAAEHLPKIFHRFYQANPARTNGGSGLGLSIAKLIVESHNGTIKVISSPGAGATFTVTLPLS; translated from the coding sequence ATGTTTCGTAAACTACGCCGCCAGTTAACCCTGGTAAACATGGGCATAATGGCGCTCCTCTTCCTGATTCTGACGGCCGGCAGCTACTTATTTGCTCAGGACCGGTTAACCACAGGCGCTGCTTTCTTATTAAAAAGAGTCGCTACAGATTTAATCAGCGGCAAACTCGATGACCTGCCACCCCGTCCTAATCGCGGCGAAGGTATGAGTCCGGAGCCCGCTCCAGGACCAAGGCCCGGGCCCGCCCCTATTCTCGGCCCCGGGTTCGGCCCCGGTCCGTCTGTTTTTTTTGTCCGGGTAAATGCGCAGGGCGAAATAATGGCCAATTCCTCCAATCTCTCCTTATCTGCCGAAGACTTAGTCCTCCTGCTGGCAGAAGCACGCAGTTTAAAATCCGAGCAAGGCACGCTCACCTTGGCCCAGGTAGACTACAATTATTTAAAAACAAATATTCCCGGACAAACCGACTATTATTTCCTGTTTCAGGATTTCTCCCGGGAAAAAAATGCTTTGCGGATTGTCATCACTGCTCTTATTCTCATCGGGCTGGTTTGTATTTTTCTCTCCTTTTTTGGCAGCCGCTATCTGGCCAACAAAGCCATGATTCCCATTCAGCAGGCCTGGCAGCAGCAGCGGGATTTTCTGGCCGATGCTTCCCATGAGCTCAGAACCCCGTTGGCAGTCATTCAGACCAATCTGGAGGTCGTGCGCTCTGCCCCGGACGATGCGGTTAAAGAACAGGAACACTGGCTGGAAAATATTCAGACAGAGGTTTCCTGCATGACAAAACTGGTTGATTCACTGTTGTTTCTGGCCCGTGCCGACTCACATCAACAAATTCTCAATAAAAGCAACTTCGATTTGGGCAAAGCAGTCTGCCTGGCCGGAGCCCCTTTTATCCCTGCCGCCGAACGTAAAGAGATTAAGTTGGGCATTCACACCGAAACGATCACCTATTTTGGTGATGAAGGCAAGTTGTGCCAGGTAGTCGCCATTCTAACCGACAATGCCATCCGCAATACACCCGCCGGCGGTATGATAACAATAAGCCTTAAGCATACAATCGATTCGATTGTCCTCATTGTCCGGGATACCGGAGAAGGCATCGCGGCCGAGCATTTGCCGAAAATTTTCCACCGTTTTTACCAAGCCAACCCGGCCCGCACCAACGGCGGGTCCGGCCTGGGTTTGTCAATTGCCAAACTAATCGTCGAAAGCCATAATGGTACGATTAAAGTTATCAGTTCCCCGGGAGCGGGCGCTACGTTTACAGTTACGCTGCCACTATCATAA
- a CDS encoding response regulator transcription factor — protein sequence MKLLLIEDERRLAEALSHILKKHGYAVDTALDGEAGLDMAATGVYDILILDRMLPVRDGVSVLKEFRGLGFETPVIFLTAKDSTKDRVEGLDAGADDYLVKPFSSEELMARLRALARRQTKLLTSDTLAAAGWILDPLRCEVTKDNEIIKLTTKETLLLELLMRNYGLVVSKERIWEKVWGFQANIDIANVDLYIHYLRRKLNTTFIRTVRGIGYYLRSESHVS from the coding sequence GTGAAACTACTCTTAATTGAAGACGAACGCCGGCTGGCCGAAGCGTTATCTCATATCCTTAAAAAACATGGCTACGCTGTCGATACTGCCTTAGACGGCGAAGCCGGCTTAGATATGGCGGCCACCGGTGTCTATGATATCCTCATTTTAGACCGGATGCTCCCGGTCCGGGACGGTGTTTCGGTCTTAAAAGAGTTTCGCGGCCTGGGTTTTGAGACGCCCGTGATTTTTTTAACGGCGAAAGACTCGACCAAAGACCGGGTAGAAGGTCTGGATGCCGGTGCCGACGATTATCTGGTAAAACCTTTTTCATCAGAAGAGCTGATGGCCCGCCTGCGTGCCCTGGCCCGCAGGCAGACCAAACTTTTAACCAGCGATACGCTGGCAGCTGCCGGGTGGATCTTAGACCCGCTCCGCTGTGAAGTAACCAAAGATAACGAGATTATCAAACTAACAACCAAAGAAACATTGCTGCTGGAGCTATTAATGCGCAATTACGGCCTTGTCGTCAGCAAAGAGCGCATCTGGGAAAAAGTCTGGGGCTTTCAGGCTAACATTGACATTGCGAACGTTGACCTTTATATTCATTATCTGCGCCGGAAGCTTAATACGACCTTTATCAGAACAGTTAGAGGCATTGGCTATTATCTAAGGAGTGAAAGTCATGTTTCGTAA